Below is a window of Gilliamella sp. ESL0405 DNA.
GTTAAACCGTGGAAGGTGGTTTCTTTTCTTTATTGTATTATTTATTATTACTTGTTTAATTCTTGCTGCAATTTGGCCAAGTAAAAATTTTCACTCTCAGTGGATGTATTGGGCGGTGGCAATATTTATACCAACTTTGATCGGTGGTTCCGCTTTTGGCATACGATTATATCTTTATGGATTATCTCAAGAAGAATATGAAATATGGCAACAGGAACAGCAAAAGGTCGATCAAAACTGGCAAAAATGGGCAATGCAGTCATTAGTTGTTCTCGATAGTTATTACTCCATACCAACACATATAACTAGTATGGAAATCTATAGTAATGCATCGAATATAGACTCTCAAGTTAATAAGTCACTAGAATTTGAAGGGGATGTAAAAGCCGAAAGGTACATTGAGGATCTTTTTTTCGCGATAAAAGATACACTAATTCAATTACCTTCGACAGAAGAGCTGGACATTAAAGTTTTGTCTTCACCAGATAGTTTTAGCTATATAGATCAAGCTATTAGTCATGCCTATAAAAATGCCCAAATATCGTTAGGTTATAATCTATCTCATCAGATTTTGCAAAATACAAATATAGAAAATTTAATTGAAAATATTGATTCATCTCAGCCAGGAGTCCAATTAATTATCATTAATAACGCTAAATCAAATGGTTCAGCGTTTGTTGCTGCTTTTTTGTTGACCAACAAAACTTATTATCAAGAGCTAAACATTAGTTTTGCGAAAAGTGAAATTTTAAGACCGATGATATCGAATGATTTGACCACTGATTTAAAACAGATGGTTGATATGCAATGTGCATTAGAAGAGATCAATCAGCTTTGGTTCACAAACATCGACAGTAAGGAAAAAGTTAATATTATAAAACAGTTAGCTGATTATCAGATTGTTCCTGAACATCTATATATGCTTGAGATTTTTGTTGGAAATCAAACCGAACTTTCTTATTGGCTTGCATTGGCATTAGCCTGTGAAATGATAACGATAACTAATCAAAATAACTTAATTGCTTCGCAAAGTATGAATCAAAAGTTACTTTCAGTAGTCAAGGGAATGTAAAAAAGGGAAATGGAGTTGTAAATGAGTCACAAATGGAAACGTGCTGGATTAATTTTCATTATTTTATTAAGTGCTGTATCTATAGCCTTAGGTCTTTTTTTCTGGGGTGATGAATTAGGTTTTACTACATTTGGACGTAAATTGGAAATGTGGGTCTATTGTATGCTGTTTATATTAGGCTTACTTTTAATTCCCGCAATCATTACCAATAGCCTTCGTATTGCAGCAAAAGATAAAATCAAGCGTGAAGCGCTTAATCCTAATGAAACAGCAAAACCAATGAAAGTAACCCCTTTCCCTGAATTTGCAGAAATTCAAAAAAAATGCCGCTATATTTCGGGGCTTTTCTGGCGTTATAAAATTAGAAAATGTTTAGTCATAGGTGCATCATCGGATGTGGAGTCGGCATTTCCTCGTCTACAACAAAATCAATGGCAGTTAAACGATAAAACTTTAATGATTTATGGTGGAAACATAGAAGATCCACTCAATACACCTTGGTTACTGGCGTTAAAAAAGCAATTATCAAGAATTATTCCGTTTTTTCGTAAACCTTTAAATGCAATAATTTGGGTTGTACCTAATAACTATCTTAATGAAACTCCTTGGCAACAATTGACCATTGAAAAAGCGATAACACAATTTAAATCTCGTGATAAGTTGTTAAAATGGTCAGCGCCAGTTTATCTTGTTGCTACAGAAAATAGTGAGTGGCCACAAAAGGATCGCATTGAGCAAAGTGTCGGTTTACTTTTACCAACATTAAAAAAAGATACAATGGCATCCGTTGTATCGTCTCTTAATGAGCTTTCGATATTGTGTAGTAAGCGTGGCGTTCAACAAATTAAAGTAAACAGTAACTATTCTTTTCTTTTAAATCTTAGCCAAAAACTTGTTAAAGGTGATATCAATAAGATTGAAAATTACCTATTAACATTAACCTCTCTGCCTTTTTCACCACAGGTGAGAGGGTTGTTTTTTATACCTAATCAAACCTCATTAATGGAAGATAGCCCATTTTATGATAATTATCTATTAATGACACCGACATGGCAGTCGATTAGTGATGACGCTAATCAACAGCAAGGGCGACGCATGGGAATTCAATGGGGAATGGTTTCAGTTTGCGCCTTTTTGGGGCTTTTAGTCATTAGCGGTATAGGTATTGTCACTTCTTACTTTAATAATGCCTCGCTTATTGATAGTACAATTGAATTGGCAAAACAAGCTGATAATTCTGTTAAGCAAGATTATCTGTCCAAATTGCAAACACAATTTCAATTACAGCAGCGTGTAGAGCAATTGCTTCACCGTCAGCAACATGGCTCGCCATTATCACACCGTTTTGGGTTAAACCATAATGATGAATTGTTACAAAAATTATGGCTTACTTATAAAGTGACTAATTCACGTAATATTGCAACGCCGTTTCATGATCTTTTGACCAACTATTTAGTTTCATTAACAACGCTACCGCCTGAAAGTCCGGAACGAAAAAAATTAGTTGATTCAGCTTACGACTATTTGAAAGCTTATTTAATGCTAAGTCATCCTGATAAAAGTGATGGACACTATTTAAGTGATTTTGCCGCTCAAAATTGGCGAGCACCAAAAGAGATAAAAGATGGTGACTGGCAACAAATAATGCCAGAATTAGTTCGTTTTTGGGGACAAATGCTGAATTTGCACCCGGAGTGGAGCCTTTTTGAAGATAAACAACTTGTCAAAAGTACACAAAAAATACTGATAAATAAAATTGGCGTAAAAAA
It encodes the following:
- a CDS encoding ImcF-related family protein, which codes for MSHKWKRAGLIFIILLSAVSIALGLFFWGDELGFTTFGRKLEMWVYCMLFILGLLLIPAIITNSLRIAAKDKIKREALNPNETAKPMKVTPFPEFAEIQKKCRYISGLFWRYKIRKCLVIGASSDVESAFPRLQQNQWQLNDKTLMIYGGNIEDPLNTPWLLALKKQLSRIIPFFRKPLNAIIWVVPNNYLNETPWQQLTIEKAITQFKSRDKLLKWSAPVYLVATENSEWPQKDRIEQSVGLLLPTLKKDTMASVVSSLNELSILCSKRGVQQIKVNSNYSFLLNLSQKLVKGDINKIENYLLTLTSLPFSPQVRGLFFIPNQTSLMEDSPFYDNYLLMTPTWQSISDDANQQQGRRMGIQWGMVSVCAFLGLLVISGIGIVTSYFNNASLIDSTIELAKQADNSVKQDYLSKLQTQFQLQQRVEQLLHRQQHGSPLSHRFGLNHNDELLQKLWLTYKVTNSRNIATPFHDLLTNYLVSLTTLPPESPERKKLVDSAYDYLKAYLMLSHPDKSDGHYLSDFAAQNWRAPKEIKDGDWQQIMPELVRFWGQMLNLHPEWSLFEDKQLVKSTQKILINKIGVKNAVNTLYQEIIQRASQQYSNQSLDQLLEGIDSHLLFSNETEIPGVYTRKAWEGLIKEEIEDAAKMRQEQIDWVLGDDNQSNLTASIAPEILKKQLTDQYFSEYSAAWLDFLNTIKWQQADNVSDVIAQLTLLADNRQSPLIALINVIKYQSEVEYKGNGISDNLMRTAQQIMGKKNQSVLPMPEENESSGPLTATFAPVLSLLKNDNNNGLSLQTYLSRVTQVRLKLQNVTNSQDPQAMMQGLAKSVFKGSSVDLTETRDYGNLIAANLGDEWSGFGHSLFKQPLEQSWQVVLTPAADSFNSVWQNYVVNQWEKSFAGRYPFKNSDNEASLSEVARFLRSDTGIIDNFIVNELNGVLEKKGGRWVVNAVNAQGLNFSPAFLETLELFNDISSELITSGDVALSFDLMPRSGNQIVRTELIINKQRSEYFNQAPTWQRFNWPGDGYSPYSQLSWSTDETGLKLFNYYHGDWAWIRLLEKASVKQLDSSRFEVVWKTSDGKRLRYILRTQLGSGPLTLLKLRNFNLPDRVFE